The following proteins come from a genomic window of Flavobacterium eburneipallidum:
- a CDS encoding ABC transporter ATP-binding protein gives MSDSLIKITQIKRDFILGNEIVYVLKGIDLEIKKGEYVALMGPSGSGKSTLMNLLGCLDTPTSGTYILNGKDVSQMKDDELAEIRNKEIGFVFQTFNLLPRTTALDNVALPMIYAGYSKAERKVRATEVLQQVNLADRMDHQPNQLSGGQRQRVAIARALVNKPSIILADEPTGNLDSKTSVEIMKLFGDIHAQGNTVILVTHEEDIAEYAHRIIRLRDGMIESDTTK, from the coding sequence ATGTCAGATTCACTCATAAAAATAACCCAAATTAAACGAGATTTTATCCTCGGAAACGAAATCGTTTATGTACTAAAAGGTATTGATTTAGAAATAAAAAAAGGAGAATATGTAGCCCTTATGGGACCATCGGGTTCAGGAAAATCAACCTTAATGAACCTTTTAGGCTGCTTGGACACACCAACTTCTGGCACTTATATCTTAAACGGAAAAGATGTCAGCCAAATGAAAGATGACGAATTAGCCGAAATCAGAAATAAAGAAATAGGCTTCGTTTTTCAAACTTTCAATCTTTTGCCAAGAACAACCGCTTTAGACAATGTGGCTTTACCAATGATTTATGCTGGATATTCCAAAGCCGAAAGAAAAGTTAGAGCCACCGAAGTATTGCAACAGGTAAATCTTGCCGACAGAATGGATCACCAACCCAACCAACTTTCGGGGGGTCAACGTCAACGTGTTGCCATTGCAAGAGCTTTGGTCAACAAGCCTTCTATCATTCTTGCTGATGAACCAACAGGAAATCTAGACAGTAAAACTTCTGTAGAAATCATGAAGCTTTTTGGAGACATTCATGCTCAAGGAAATACTGTAATTCTGGTAACTCATGAAGAAGATATTGCCGAATATGCCCATAGAATTATCCGTTTGCGTGATGGAATGATTGAAAGTGATACAACTAAATAG
- a CDS encoding cob(I)yrinic acid a,c-diamide adenosyltransferase codes for MKIYTKTGDNGTTALFGGTRVPKDHIRIESYGTVDELNSYIGLIRDQEMNSHYKNILIEIQDRLFTVGAILATPREKEVKKNGELRLQKLGIIETDIELLEKEIDTMEEALPPMTHFVLPGGHPTVSHCHIARCICRRAERLAVHLDHNEPVAEIVIQYLNRLSDYLFVLARKLSHDLNAEEVKWIPRK; via the coding sequence ATGAAAATCTACACCAAAACTGGCGACAACGGCACCACGGCACTTTTTGGTGGCACACGTGTTCCCAAAGACCATATTCGCATAGAAAGCTACGGCACGGTGGACGAATTGAATTCCTATATAGGACTCATTCGGGATCAGGAAATGAATTCGCATTACAAAAATATTTTAATCGAAATTCAGGACAGATTATTTACTGTAGGCGCTATTCTCGCCACTCCACGCGAAAAAGAAGTCAAGAAAAATGGCGAATTGCGTTTGCAAAAACTCGGAATTATCGAAACTGACATCGAATTACTCGAAAAGGAAATCGATACAATGGAAGAAGCTTTACCGCCAATGACGCATTTTGTTTTACCCGGAGGACATCCAACTGTGTCACATTGTCATATTGCCCGCTGTATTTGTCGCCGTGCCGAACGTTTAGCAGTCCATTTAGACCATAACGAACCCGTTGCCGAAATCGTAATTCAATATTTAAACCGACTTTCTGACTACCTTTTTGTATTGGCACGGAAGTTGTCCCACGATTTGAACGCAGAGGAAGTGAAATGGATACCTAGGAAGTAG
- a CDS encoding DUF2795 domain-containing protein: MYWTLELASYLSDAPWPANKDELIDYAIRAGAPLEVVENLQSIEDEGEIYESMEEIWPDYPTDEDYLWNEDEY, translated from the coding sequence ATGTATTGGACATTAGAATTAGCATCCTACTTAAGTGATGCCCCGTGGCCTGCTAACAAAGATGAGCTTATCGACTACGCTATTAGAGCTGGAGCCCCATTAGAAGTGGTGGAAAACTTACAGTCTATAGAAGATGAGGGTGAGATATACGAATCGATGGAAGAAATTTGGCCTGATTATCCGACTGATGAAGATTATCTTTGGAATGAGGACGAATATTAA
- the secA gene encoding preprotein translocase subunit SecA, which translates to MSFINSIIKAFVGDKSQKDVKALQPYLAKIKTFESTLSALSNDELRARTVFFKEKIKQNRSEKDAKIASLKVEAENTEDIDKREDIYVAIDALEKEAYDISEKTLMEILPEAFAVVKETARRFKENTQIEVTATAKDRELSATKSYITIDGEKSIWANSWSAAGKAITWDMIHYDVQLIGGMVLHEGKIAEMQTGEGKTLVATLPIYLNALTGNGVHLVTVNDYLAKRDSTWKAPLFEFHGLTVDCIDNHQPNSEGRKKAYDADITYGTNNEFGFDYLRDNMAHSPEDLVQRKHNYAIVDEVDSVLIDDARTPLIISGPVPEGDRHEFTELKPKIENLVSLQRQLANGFLSEAKRLIKEGNTKDGGFLLLRAHRSLPRNKALIKFLSEEGIKQLLQKTENSYMENNNKEMPKVDEALYFVIEEKNNQVELTDNGIKFLSGDTDSDFFVLPDIGTEIAAIEKKNLDKDAEAEEKERLFQDFGVKSERIHTLTQLLKAYTLFEKDVEYVIMDNKIMLVDEQTGRIMDGRRYSDGLHQAIEAKENVKIEDATQTFATVTLQNYFRMYSKLGGMTGTAVTEAGELWQIYKLDVVEIPTNRGMARIDKEDYIYKTTREKFNAVIEDVTELSKAGRPVLIGTTSVEISELLSRMLKMRGVTHNVLNAKMHKQEAQIVEEAGKPGVVTIATNMAGRGTDIKLTPEVKAAGGLAIIGTERHDSRRVDRQLRGRAGRQGDPGSSQFYVSLEDNLMRLFGSERVAKVMDRMGLQEGEVIQHSMMTKSIERAQKKVEENNFGVRKRLLEYDDVMNAQREVVYKRRRHALFGERLKLDIANMLYDTCDLIVTDNKPTNDFKNFEFELIRYFSITSPVTEADFSRLTEIELTGKVYKAALAFYTEKTERSAREAFPIISNVYEDKNNQFERIIVPFTDGIKSLNVVTDLKKAYETQGSQLIADFEKNITLAIVDEAWKKHLRKMDEMKQSVQLAVHEQKDPLLIYKFEAFKLFSSMLNGINKEVISFLFKGDLPQQVAAPAIQEAKEVRQIEDYTTSKDEIVSSENANREAGQTQQRQVTETIVRDQPKINRNDNVTIQNVATGQTQEMKFKKAESLLASGQWVVVYE; encoded by the coding sequence ATGAGTTTCATAAATAGCATTATCAAAGCCTTCGTAGGCGATAAATCGCAAAAAGATGTTAAGGCTTTACAACCTTATTTAGCCAAAATTAAAACTTTCGAAAGTACTCTTTCTGCTTTATCAAATGATGAATTAAGAGCTAGAACGGTTTTCTTTAAAGAAAAAATTAAACAAAATCGCTCGGAGAAAGATGCGAAAATTGCCTCTCTAAAAGTAGAAGCCGAAAACACAGAAGACATCGACAAACGCGAAGATATTTACGTGGCAATTGATGCGCTGGAAAAAGAAGCTTACGATATTTCAGAAAAAACCCTGATGGAAATTCTTCCAGAAGCATTTGCTGTTGTGAAAGAAACTGCCAGACGTTTCAAAGAAAATACTCAAATAGAAGTAACGGCAACTGCAAAAGACCGTGAACTTTCGGCTACAAAAAGTTACATCACTATTGATGGCGAAAAATCGATTTGGGCCAATTCTTGGAGTGCTGCCGGAAAAGCCATTACTTGGGATATGATTCACTATGATGTTCAGTTGATTGGTGGAATGGTTTTGCATGAAGGTAAAATTGCCGAAATGCAAACGGGTGAAGGAAAAACATTGGTAGCCACTTTACCTATTTACTTGAATGCTTTGACTGGAAACGGAGTGCATTTGGTAACTGTGAATGATTATTTGGCAAAACGTGATAGTACCTGGAAAGCGCCTCTATTCGAATTTCACGGTTTGACTGTAGATTGTATCGACAACCACCAACCGAATTCTGAAGGTAGAAAAAAAGCATACGATGCTGACATTACTTACGGTACAAATAACGAATTTGGTTTCGATTATTTAAGAGATAATATGGCGCACTCGCCAGAAGATTTGGTACAACGCAAACACAATTATGCGATTGTCGATGAGGTAGATTCGGTTTTGATTGATGATGCTCGTACGCCATTGATTATTTCTGGTCCAGTTCCAGAAGGAGATCGTCACGAATTTACGGAGTTGAAACCAAAAATCGAAAATTTGGTAAGCTTACAAAGACAATTGGCAAACGGATTTTTGTCAGAAGCCAAAAGATTAATCAAAGAAGGAAATACTAAAGATGGTGGTTTCTTATTATTGAGAGCACACAGAAGTTTGCCAAGAAACAAAGCTTTGATCAAGTTTTTGAGTGAAGAAGGAATCAAACAATTGCTTCAAAAAACGGAGAACTCTTATATGGAAAACAATAACAAAGAAATGCCAAAAGTAGATGAGGCATTGTACTTTGTTATCGAAGAAAAAAACAACCAAGTAGAATTGACTGACAACGGAATCAAATTCCTTTCAGGCGATACGGATAGTGACTTTTTTGTACTTCCAGACATTGGAACTGAAATTGCAGCCATCGAAAAGAAAAACTTGGATAAAGATGCCGAAGCCGAAGAAAAAGAAAGATTGTTCCAAGATTTTGGTGTAAAAAGTGAGCGTATCCATACGTTAACACAATTGCTTAAAGCCTACACTCTTTTCGAAAAGGATGTAGAATACGTGATTATGGACAACAAAATTATGCTTGTCGATGAGCAAACAGGTCGTATCATGGACGGTCGTCGTTATTCTGACGGTTTGCATCAAGCGATTGAAGCGAAAGAAAATGTAAAAATCGAAGATGCTACTCAAACATTTGCAACAGTAACCTTGCAAAATTATTTCAGAATGTACAGCAAATTAGGCGGTATGACTGGAACAGCGGTTACAGAAGCTGGAGAGTTATGGCAAATTTATAAATTAGACGTAGTTGAAATTCCGACCAACAGAGGAATGGCACGTATTGACAAAGAAGATTATATCTATAAAACGACTCGTGAGAAATTCAACGCAGTAATCGAAGATGTAACAGAATTATCGAAAGCAGGAAGACCCGTTTTGATTGGAACAACTTCGGTAGAGATTTCGGAATTATTGAGTCGAATGCTAAAAATGCGTGGTGTAACCCACAACGTATTGAATGCAAAAATGCACAAACAAGAAGCACAAATTGTTGAAGAAGCTGGAAAACCAGGTGTTGTAACTATTGCAACGAATATGGCTGGTCGTGGAACGGATATCAAATTGACTCCAGAAGTAAAAGCTGCTGGTGGTCTTGCCATCATTGGTACAGAGCGTCACGATTCGCGTCGTGTGGATCGTCAGTTGCGTGGTCGTGCTGGTCGTCAGGGAGATCCGGGAAGTTCTCAATTTTATGTTTCTTTGGAAGATAACCTAATGCGTTTATTTGGTTCTGAAAGAGTGGCAAAAGTGATGGATAGAATGGGATTGCAGGAAGGTGAAGTAATTCAGCATTCGATGATGACTAAATCTATCGAACGTGCACAGAAAAAAGTAGAAGAAAACAACTTTGGTGTTCGTAAACGCTTATTGGAATATGATGACGTTATGAATGCGCAACGTGAAGTGGTTTACAAACGTCGTCGTCACGCATTGTTTGGCGAGCGTTTGAAATTGGATATTGCCAATATGCTATATGACACTTGCGATTTAATCGTAACGGACAATAAACCAACTAACGATTTCAAAAACTTCGAATTCGAATTGATTCGTTATTTCTCTATCACTTCTCCTGTTACTGAAGCAGATTTCAGCAGATTGACAGAAATTGAATTGACTGGAAAAGTTTACAAAGCTGCTTTGGCATTTTACACGGAGAAAACAGAACGTAGCGCCAGAGAAGCATTCCCAATCATCAGTAATGTGTATGAGGATAAAAATAATCAATTCGAACGCATCATCGTTCCGTTTACAGATGGAATCAAATCGTTGAATGTGGTTACTGATTTGAAAAAAGCATACGAAACTCAAGGAAGTCAATTGATTGCTGATTTCGAGAAAAACATCACTTTAGCAATTGTGGATGAAGCTTGGAAAAAGCATTTACGCAAAATGGACGAGATGAAACAATCGGTGCAATTAGCGGTTCACGAACAAAAAGATCCATTGCTTATCTACAAATTCGAAGCCTTCAAATTGTTTAGTTCGATGTTGAATGGAATTAACAAAGAAGTGATTTCGTTCTTGTTTAAAGGAGATTTACCTCAACAAGTAGCTGCTCCAGCGATTCAGGAAGCAAAAGAAGTACGTCAGATAGAAGATTACACTACTAGTAAAGACGAAATCGTTTCTAGCGAAAATGCCAATCGTGAAGCGGGTCAAACGCAACAACGTCAGGTTACAGAAACTATCGTTCGCGATCAACCAAAAATTAACCGTAACGACAATGTAACCATACAAAATGTGGCTACTGGACAAACTCAAGAAATGAAATTCAAAAAAGCGGAAAGCTTATTGGCTTCTGGACAATGGGTTGTGGTTTATGAGTAA
- a CDS encoding MbnP family protein, protein MKNTLYKTLILLVTVTLIASCTNDNDDTSTTGKIALKFDNSYGSNDLILDTQTNTTANNEKLKINLVKYIVSNIVLTKEDGTTYTYPKAKSYFIADESTAEGQKFELTDIPAGDYTKVKFGIGVDKEQWLLGATGQGDFLAKADAADLLWSWSAGYKFFAFEGTFTSATVTNPTSFMIHTGQTGTSYNYAEVTLDLPTKALVRGNITPSIHIVTDLSKILDGQNTIKLSDKNMGGMGAMIMGGTILESITANITTMFKVDHVHND, encoded by the coding sequence ATGAAAAACACATTATACAAAACCCTAATATTATTAGTTACAGTAACTTTAATCGCAAGCTGTACAAACGACAACGATGATACTTCTACAACTGGGAAAATCGCATTGAAATTTGATAATTCCTATGGTAGCAATGATCTTATTTTAGATACTCAAACCAACACTACTGCTAATAACGAAAAATTAAAAATAAACTTGGTTAAATACATTGTTAGCAACATAGTATTGACTAAAGAAGATGGCACAACATACACTTACCCAAAAGCAAAAAGCTACTTTATCGCAGATGAATCAACAGCTGAAGGACAAAAATTTGAGCTTACGGATATTCCAGCTGGCGATTATACCAAAGTAAAATTTGGAATTGGCGTGGACAAGGAACAATGGCTATTAGGTGCTACTGGACAAGGTGATTTCCTTGCAAAAGCAGATGCTGCCGATTTACTTTGGAGCTGGTCTGCGGGATACAAATTTTTTGCCTTCGAAGGAACATTTACTTCAGCAACAGTAACCAATCCTACTTCTTTTATGATTCACACTGGTCAAACAGGAACGTCTTATAACTACGCCGAAGTAACCCTGGATTTACCAACCAAAGCATTAGTTAGAGGCAATATCACTCCTAGCATTCATATTGTAACCGATTTATCCAAAATTCTTGACGGACAAAACACGATCAAACTTTCCGATAAAAATATGGGAGGAATGGGCGCAATGATTATGGGAGGCACCATCCTTGAATCTATTACTGCTAACATTACTACAATGTTCAAAGTAGATCACGTACACAACGACTAA
- a CDS encoding cytochrome-c peroxidase: MLKIKHFIWLLLPFVISCTSDEDEQYTNIPLEFSVPSNFPALAYNIELNKPTEKGFELGKKLFYDGRLASDGLVSCGFCHIQANAFTHHGHTASHGVNDAIGTRNATPIQNMAYQKTFMYDGATNHLDLQPIIPLTSPIEMNGDLNTILKMMKTDKEYQKLFSQAFDDKAITTENMLKALSQFMVMMVSSNSKFDKYRRNETGGTFTSDESAGYTLFKTKCASCHATDLMTDDSFRNNGLAVNPKVNDVGRYRVTELVADYYKFKVQSLRNVEVSAPYMHDGRFGTLEGVLDHYDSGVVDSATLDPILKKNGKLGIPLTVTEKTQIIAFLKTLTDTQFLTDKRFSEF; the protein is encoded by the coding sequence ATGCTAAAAATAAAACACTTTATTTGGCTACTACTTCCCTTTGTGATAAGCTGTACAAGTGACGAAGACGAACAATACACAAACATTCCATTGGAGTTTAGCGTACCGTCAAACTTTCCCGCTTTAGCCTACAATATTGAATTGAACAAGCCAACCGAAAAAGGTTTTGAACTAGGCAAAAAACTGTTCTATGATGGGCGTTTGGCCTCTGACGGTCTGGTTTCTTGCGGCTTTTGTCACATCCAAGCTAATGCTTTCACCCATCACGGACACACGGCAAGCCACGGAGTTAATGACGCAATTGGTACTCGCAACGCAACGCCAATTCAAAATATGGCATACCAAAAAACATTTATGTACGATGGAGCCACGAATCATTTGGATTTACAGCCTATTATTCCGCTAACCAGTCCTATCGAAATGAATGGCGATTTGAATACTATTCTCAAAATGATGAAAACTGACAAGGAATATCAAAAATTGTTCAGTCAGGCTTTTGATGACAAAGCCATTACAACCGAAAATATGCTGAAAGCGCTTTCGCAATTTATGGTAATGATGGTATCGTCCAATTCTAAATTTGACAAATACAGACGTAATGAAACTGGCGGAACTTTTACCAGTGACGAATCTGCAGGATATACTTTGTTCAAAACAAAATGTGCTTCCTGCCACGCTACCGATTTAATGACCGATGATTCTTTTCGCAACAACGGATTGGCAGTAAATCCAAAAGTAAACGATGTGGGACGCTACCGAGTAACCGAATTGGTTGCTGATTATTACAAATTCAAAGTACAAAGTTTGCGTAATGTGGAAGTTTCGGCTCCATACATGCACGACGGACGCTTCGGAACTTTAGAAGGTGTTTTGGATCATTATGATTCTGGAGTTGTCGATTCGGCAACATTAGATCCTATTTTGAAAAAAAACGGGAAACTCGGAATTCCACTTACGGTTACCGAGAAAACTCAAATTATTGCGTTTTTAAAAACGCTAACCGACACCCAATTTTTAACCGATAAACGATTTTCGGAATTTTAA
- a CDS encoding transporter has protein sequence MKKILVICLLLFSVSGFSCDSCGSASAGGMGFSSMLDNNFVGLRYFNQSYSSKDGIFANSPWIDENFNTIQAWGRIPLTTRIQLSALVPYHFNERTLSTGTQNISGLGDITVLGLYSIYETQKDSTLFTHKLNAGGGIKMPTGKFKEVNNTATINQSFQLGTGSWEYLLVSEYVIQKKNLGLNTMLNYIFKTENDKNYQYGNQFNYASTLFYLFELDNEAKIAPQLGIAGEIYQTNSQHGLNVPNTAGDILFGKLGIEAGKDKFSVGLNAMLPINQNLSNGNMEANYRWSINLNYTL, from the coding sequence ATGAAAAAGATATTAGTGATTTGTTTGCTTTTGTTTAGTGTTTCAGGATTTAGCTGTGATTCTTGCGGATCGGCTAGTGCTGGCGGAATGGGATTTAGTTCAATGCTAGACAACAACTTTGTGGGTTTGCGTTATTTTAATCAAAGCTATTCGAGCAAAGATGGAATTTTTGCCAACTCCCCTTGGATTGACGAAAATTTCAATACCATTCAGGCTTGGGGACGTATCCCTCTTACAACTAGAATCCAACTATCGGCATTGGTTCCATATCATTTTAATGAAAGAACTTTGAGCACAGGAACTCAAAACATTTCAGGATTAGGAGATATAACGGTTTTGGGATTGTATTCTATTTATGAAACTCAAAAAGACAGTACCCTTTTTACCCACAAGCTAAATGCTGGTGGCGGAATCAAAATGCCTACTGGAAAGTTTAAAGAAGTGAATAATACCGCAACCATCAATCAAAGTTTTCAGTTGGGAACCGGGAGTTGGGAATATTTATTGGTCTCAGAATATGTGATTCAAAAGAAAAATTTAGGACTGAACACCATGCTAAATTATATTTTTAAAACCGAAAATGATAAAAATTATCAATACGGAAATCAGTTCAATTATGCCAGTACTTTGTTTTATCTATTCGAATTAGATAATGAAGCTAAAATAGCGCCACAACTTGGTATTGCTGGCGAAATCTATCAAACCAATAGCCAACACGGCTTAAACGTCCCTAATACAGCAGGAGATATTTTGTTTGGCAAACTAGGTATCGAAGCAGGAAAAGATAAGTTCTCTGTTGGTTTAAATGCTATGTTACCTATTAATCAAAATTTATCTAATGGGAATATGGAAGCCAATTATAGATGGAGTATTAATCTGAACTATACTTTGTAA
- a CDS encoding inorganic phosphate transporter, translated as MEFTILIVIIVLALIFDYINGFHDAANAIATVVATRVLSPVQAVIWAAFFNFLAYWVFGLGVANTVAKTADTSEIDLIVILAGIIAAIAWNLITWWQGIPSSSSHTLIGGFAGAAIAHAIALHGFSDYTIVQDGVEHTKHWYNIVSWYKAGKDGGMPSGVVVIIIFIVLAPLLGALISYLISIWLLNASKKSILPKLFTIVLMIATIWFVYSQMIPYEKIIEEGKPRFESSVFWSVVFESHNIKWFLVAFIVLSISTFALLFSSLNLHKADAVLKKMQLLSSAAFSLGHGGNDSQKVMGIIAAAVAVYIKTSGVDIMTLPDWLQVILPDDDKGIKGAMPEWIPLACYTVIAAGTLSGGWKIVKTMGSKITKVTSFEGVAAETAGALTLYFTEHFKVPVSTTHTITGSIIGVGLTKRVSAVRWGVTVSLLWAWVLTIPVSGLLAAFFYYVLSLFF; from the coding sequence ATGGAATTTACTATACTTATAGTTATAATCGTATTGGCATTAATCTTTGATTATATCAATGGTTTTCATGATGCTGCCAATGCTATTGCTACAGTAGTTGCTACTAGAGTGCTTTCGCCAGTTCAAGCTGTAATATGGGCTGCTTTTTTTAATTTCTTGGCCTATTGGGTTTTTGGTTTGGGTGTGGCTAATACCGTTGCCAAAACCGCCGATACCAGTGAGATTGATTTAATTGTAATTTTGGCGGGTATTATTGCTGCTATCGCTTGGAATTTAATCACATGGTGGCAGGGTATTCCTTCGAGTTCTTCTCATACATTGATTGGTGGTTTTGCAGGGGCTGCTATTGCTCATGCCATAGCTTTACATGGCTTTTCGGATTATACAATAGTTCAAGACGGAGTAGAACATACCAAACATTGGTATAATATTGTAAGTTGGTATAAAGCAGGAAAAGATGGTGGAATGCCTTCTGGGGTGGTTGTTATCATTATTTTTATTGTATTGGCGCCATTGTTAGGAGCTTTGATATCATATTTGATTTCTATTTGGTTGTTAAATGCTTCCAAGAAAAGTATTTTACCCAAGTTGTTTACCATTGTGTTAATGATAGCGACGATTTGGTTTGTTTATAGCCAAATGATTCCTTATGAAAAAATTATAGAAGAAGGAAAACCTCGTTTTGAATCTTCAGTTTTTTGGAGTGTTGTTTTTGAATCGCATAATATCAAATGGTTTTTAGTTGCTTTTATTGTGCTTTCCATTTCTACATTTGCACTGCTATTCAGTAGTTTGAATTTACATAAAGCTGATGCTGTTTTGAAAAAAATGCAATTATTATCATCTGCGGCTTTTAGTTTAGGGCATGGTGGAAATGATTCGCAAAAAGTAATGGGAATCATTGCAGCTGCCGTTGCAGTTTATATTAAAACTAGTGGAGTAGATATTATGACGCTTCCTGATTGGTTGCAAGTAATTCTTCCAGATGATGATAAGGGTATAAAGGGCGCTATGCCAGAATGGATTCCGCTAGCGTGTTACACTGTAATTGCTGCTGGAACCTTGAGTGGAGGCTGGAAAATTGTAAAAACAATGGGGTCTAAAATTACAAAAGTAACTTCTTTTGAAGGTGTGGCTGCAGAAACTGCAGGAGCATTGACACTCTATTTTACAGAACATTTTAAAGTACCAGTAAGTACAACACACACCATCACAGGTTCTATTATTGGAGTGGGTTTAACTAAACGTGTTTCAGCTGTTCGTTGGGGAGTGACGGTTAGTCTGCTATGGGCTTGGGTATTGACTATTCCTGTTTCAGGATTGTTAGCAGCCTTTTTTTATTATGTATTGAGTTTGTTCTTTTAA
- a CDS encoding DUF47 domain-containing protein codes for MSINSIFQFLVPKDKKFFPLFEEASANLVQLASILHEAVNLPLKERNELFHKIDELEQKGEDITRQTNLELSRNFITPFDREDIHALITSIDYVADNLHGASSRMRLYQIDKITKSIRKLTEINLEACQHIDNAVQELRDLKKMKNITLACAKISKLESKSDSVYDKAVADIFENETDAKNIIKYKEVLSVLETATDKCKRVASVLESITVKHS; via the coding sequence ATGTCAATAAATAGTATTTTTCAGTTTTTAGTTCCAAAGGATAAAAAATTCTTCCCTCTTTTTGAAGAAGCATCCGCAAACCTAGTTCAATTGGCTTCAATTCTACACGAAGCAGTTAATCTTCCATTGAAGGAGAGAAACGAGCTTTTTCATAAAATTGATGAGTTAGAACAAAAAGGAGAGGATATTACTCGTCAAACCAATTTGGAATTGAGTAGAAATTTTATTACGCCTTTTGATAGAGAAGATATTCATGCTTTGATTACTTCAATCGATTATGTGGCAGATAATCTTCATGGAGCATCTAGTAGAATGCGTTTGTATCAAATAGATAAGATTACAAAATCTATTCGAAAATTGACGGAAATTAACTTGGAAGCTTGTCAACATATTGATAATGCAGTTCAGGAGTTGAGAGATTTGAAAAAAATGAAAAATATTACTTTGGCTTGTGCTAAAATCAGCAAGTTAGAAAGTAAATCGGATAGTGTTTACGATAAAGCGGTGGCTGACATTTTTGAGAATGAAACCGATGCTAAAAATATCATCAAGTATAAAGAAGTATTATCTGTATTGGAAACGGCTACTGATAAATGCAAAAGAGTAGCGAGTGTTTTAGAATCGATTACGGTAAAACATTCGTAA